The Solanum lycopersicum chromosome 2, SLM_r2.1 DNA window GCAAGGAAAAAAGTGAAATCTGACAAGTCTTCCGATGAGCTTATGATGGATCCTTATGGATCCGTCCAGGTATGGTTTTTCTAATGTTCATTTATTCCTAATGTGCATTTCATGTTTGTTATTCATGCGTAAGATAAATCTTGGTGATTTTAACtacttgttcatatttttgttgTCAATTGTTAATGATTTTTTGCTATTAGTATGTTGACTGATCATTGCTCTTAGTAATCCGTTATATATCCCTTCTTGTTAATTAGTATTGCTTCTTGTTTGAATCATGATATATTAATTGATAGTTTGTTTATGTTAGATGCAAACATGATTATTTGTTTGTCACTCTTAACTTAAAGTTGgacgaatttttttttatttgtcatattgttttggtatgaaataaataaataaatcatttgGTTGATTTGTTCACTTTGACTGTGAGAATTGTAATGCTGTAAATTGTTATAAGTATTTTATTCCCTAGTGTCTAATAGTGTTCAATTATAGCATGTTAACTATTACCTGCTCCTATTTTGGTAAAAATACCTTCTATTTGGTAAAACgaatgtaaataatatatatttttttcacacttctttatttatggaaaatatatttcttaccTGTTCATATttggaattgatttttttaattttttttttctgattttggcccctctttatttaaggaaaactaTATTACTCTTCCTAATCTGATTTCTTACTTCTTTATATATGTTAAAAAGATTTTGTTTGGATCTTCATTAtttaaggtaaaagaatattGTCTTCCTAActttattattacttatttatttttggtaagagcattttaaatattttcctgATTTTGGTTCCTATtcatttaaagaaatatattacttttcttattttgttactTTCGTATAGTTGGTAAaagatatttaaataatttgtctGATTTGAATCTTCTTTTGaataaggataaaatgataattaattgactttttaaaaatatttcttttccttacTTGTTCCTGCCTCTTCTACTATATAAGAGaccctttttattcttttataacATACATTGACATCTTTGAGAAGAACACATTCTCTCAACTAACACTAAACTCATTTATTCTCTCTCAACATAAGCGATAGACTTCTTAACTCTCTCATTTCTCTCTTGCTACTCTTGAACAAAATAAGTTTCTGATAACTTTCAAGTGGTACTTTGCTTTTGTTCGAGTAAAGGTTAGATCAACTTGTTTCATTGCTAATATTTGTTTTCTGCTTAACCGATTAGTATTCTTAAATAACATTATACTATTACTCAGCcctctattatttttaatttttttattttgcatttattattgtttttgtgaGGAAGCACTCCTTATCTTTTCCCCTATGTTTGTTAATATGTTTATGACTATgttgtcttttttatttctacgtgtgttgtttatatatgtatgtatgagaGTAATTGGTTACTATGATTATTTTACATTACAATCATTCTTCCATAGTATACTGTCACCTTACTTATTCTAGCAGGTtttgaacttaaagttcaagatgAGGAAGAGTGGCCTAGAAGAAATTTCAAACAaatctttgtttattttaatattgtgtatATTTTCACTTGTTATTACAATATGTGTATAACTCTAAAAGAACTCTTATATATGAAGCAATTCGGGGGATCACCTAGGGAGGGGGAATTATGTGTTAATCATTTTTATTGCAAACTTGTTTGTGTTTAAAAGCATGCCTATACGTTTATCACACAAACAAGTTTgcaataaaaaatgattaacaCATAATTCCCACTTCCTAGGTGATCCCCCGAATTCCTTCATATATAAGAATTATTTTAGAGCTATACACATATTGTAATAACAAATGAAAATatacacaatattaaaataaacaaagattTATCCGAAATTTCTTCTAGGCCACTCTTCCTcatcttgaactttaagtccAAAACCTGCTAGAATAAGTAAGGTGACACGTATACAATGGAAGAATGATTGTAATGTAAAATAATCTTAGTAACCAATTActctcatatatacatatataaacaacacacgtaagaaataaaaaatacaaaacatagGCATAGACATATTAACACACATTGGGGAAAAGATAAGGAGTGCTTCCtcacaaaaattataataaatgcaaaataagaaaattaaaaataatagaggGATGACTAATAGTATAATGTTATTAAAGAATACTAATCGGTTAAGCAGAAAAGAAATAGTAGCAATGAAACAAGTTGATCCAACCTTTACTCGAAAAAACCAAAGTAGCAAGGTAGCACTTGAAAGTAtcaagagagcaatgagagagTTAAGAAGTCTAGCTCTTGTTTTGAGAGAGAATAAGTGAGTTTAGTGTTAGTTGGGAGAATGTGTTCCTCTCAAAGATGTCAATGAATGTtataaaagaaggaaaattgtCTCTTATATAGTAGAAGAGGCAGGaacaaataaggaaataaaatatttaaagaaaatcaattaattatcattttttccttattcaaaaaaagattcaaatcagccaaattatttaaatattttttaccaaCTATAAGcaagtaataaaataagaaaagtaaTATATTTCTGTAAATAAAAGAGGAGCAAAAATcaggaaaatatttaaaatactcttaccaaaaataaataagtaataataaagTTAGGAAGACAATATTTGTTTTACCTTAAATAATGAAGATCCAAACAAAATCTTTTTAACATATATAAAGTAGTAAGAAATCAAATTgggaaagtaatatagttttccGTAAATAAAGAGGGGccaaaataagaatttttatttaaaaaaatcattaccaAATATGAACAggtaagaaatatattttccataaataaaaaagtgtgaaaaaaatggattttatttaaattcGTTTTGCCAAATATAAggtatttttacaaaaataggAGCAAGTAATAGTTAGCATGCTATAATTAAACAGTATTAGACACAAGGGAATAAAATACTTATATCAATTTACAACATTACAATTCTTACAGTCAAAGTGAATAAATCAaccaaattatttatatatttatttcataccAAAACAATaagacatataaaaaaaattgcgtCCATCTCTAAGTTAAGAGTGACAAACAAATAATCATGTTTGCATCTACCATAAGGAAACTATCAATTAATTTATCATGGTTCAAAGAAGAAGCAAGACTAATTAACAAGAAGGGATATATAACGGATTACTAAGAGCAATGATCAGTCAACATACCAATAGCCAAAAATCATTAACAATTGAcaacaaaaatatgaacaagtaattaaaatCACCAAGATTTATCTTACTCATGAACAACAAACATTAAATGCACATCAGGAAGAAATGAACATTAGAAAAACCATACCTGGACGGATCCATCATAAGCTCTTCGAAAGACTTGTCAGATTTTACTACTTTCCttgcaaaatttatggccaaCATTGTCACAGTTGGAGATGTTGTCCGCCGGATATCCTCGCCTGGATGCTAATGTTGTTTGTTCCTCGACAAGCTGCTGCttggaaaaaattgaaatgagaGGAGGCGAGGCGGCACTGGCTTTAGCTTCTCGTTGGCGGCGGCTGCTTCCTCACTGCTAGAGATGTTGTTTTCTGCCGATCGTTGTTCGTTGCTCGCTTGCaaaaaaaatggagagaaaGAAGGGGAAGGGAAGGagaaggaaagaaagaaatgggcAAAAGAGAGCGATAAGAACTAAGAGAGGAGGGCTGGCCTGGAGAGAGGAGGGCTGGCCTGGAGACAGGAAAGGGGGAGGGGAGCGGCTGTCCGCTGCTTCTGGGGTTGTCGGAGCTGCTGCCTATCGCTGTCTGTTGCAGCTGCCGGTGGTTTCCCTTCGTGTTGTCCCTGCAGGAGAAGAAAAAGGGAGGGAAAATAGATAGGGGAAACGGGGGGAGGAAGAGGAACGATGGAGAGGAAGACGATTGGAGAGAAGGGAAGAAGGGGGAGAGAAAGAGGCGGCCGACAGCTGCCGGCTGGCCGGGGAAAAAGAAAAGGGGTCACCGAGGAGATAGAGGGAGAGGGGATGCGGCTGCCGAAAAAGAATGGGGAGAGAGGGGCTGGCGGCTGATGCTGCAAAGAAGAGGAAGGGAGAAGAgagtgaaaaattgaaaatcttcTTAGGTTTAGATCTTTGATAGttcaaaatagagaaaaagaagGATTTGATCTCAACCGTTGATTTAATAAGATATGAATGGTTAAGATTCGATTAATAAAATAGATGgatgagattaaaagatgaGATGTATTGAAATCAGATTGGATTGAATATGGAATGGCTACAATAGCAATTAaaattggctagaattgaaatgaaatggtGGCTATGATtggtataaaatttgaaatggAGTGGCTAGAATGGAAAGAAATTAGAATTGAATaggctaaaatttaaataattttaggaaagtgtaggaattgctatctaattaaaatactaaatatattaaattatttttatataatttaaaatcatttaaattttaaaacatttgaaaatcattattaattttaaaatattataataatatttacgataattttataaagtaaacgatactaaaatatataatttttgagaaaacttGACG harbors:
- the LOC138342331 gene encoding uncharacterized protein, with protein sequence MERKKGKGRRRKERNGQKRAIRTKRGGLAWREEGWPGDRKGGGERLSAASGEKKKGGKIDRGNGGRKRNDGEEDDWREGKKGERKRRPTAAGWPGKKKRGHRGDRGRGDAAAEKEWGERGWRLMLQRRGREKRVKN